A region of the Cydia strobilella chromosome 18, ilCydStro3.1, whole genome shotgun sequence genome:
ttattagagCTAGTTTATTGGAATTAAATTTTACGAACATTTTGAAATATCTCCAGCCAAGGAAAATTATACCTCCACATTATTAAACACATGCGCCGTGCGTGTTGATGATGAGAAATACCCAGTTGTAACTTAGCCAGtttttagaaattaaattaagtagCAGCTAATGACTCGTTTGGAGCACTCGGACGGTTGTCAAGATGAAATTGTGGTGACGTAGAGAGAcgcaatagagagtactctctctccaggcgggtgttgtGCCTGAGGACTGTCCACTGAAAGTTGTTCAGAAGTTGTATTGATAGTAACTGACATTCGGAACTCCGAGCTCCGTAAGCGCGTTGTAGAACgtgctaacgccatctgttggGATATTGTGGCACGACGTTGAACAGTGACAGAGGAGACGCCCTAAAATAATAGTAATGCAAAAGATGTCAGACTCTTTTAGATTTTAATCAATCGTAAAACGTATTATTTGGAGATAAACGAGGGATGCAAAAAGAGGGATGTTATGGAAAAAGTGGACGCTAATTTGAAATTTATCTTAGATGAGACTAATCTGAAAGGAAGTGAGCCTGGCCGCTAAATATTTTACagcaacaaacaaaaaaacatagaATTATTATATGTGTCTTGATAGCTGTTACTGTGCCTACACGGTAAAAGTTTTGGTAACTGTGACCCATTTGATTTATTTGGCAGGTATgtggtatgtatgtattattgtTGTTCAATTTTCAGAGCCGGCGAACCACAATGGAGTTGGATCTGCAGAAACGACCGATGCGAGCGCTTGCTGGCATCAGAGACGACCACGCTACAGTCGCTAGTAACATGCAACATGCTCTGCGCGTCGACGCAACTGTGGCCACAGCCCACCGGGCCAGTCAGCCTAGCGACGGGCGCTGTTCCTATCCGTGCTGACTCCTTCTCACTTCATGTAGTTGCATCCCCATCGCCTGACGTCACCGATCATCTAAACGACGCTTTCGCGTTAACAAAGGAGGATATGAGAAATCTTGAGCGAAGCGTCAGTAGCTCGCGTCGAGATGATGTAGGTACACCGCGGGCAGTACGCATAAGGGTCTTCGTCAACGGCTCTGGCGACCCACGTCTTCGATTAGACACTGACGAAAGCTACAAGCTTTCTTTAGGCTTTGATAGGCAAGAGCTTGTAGCCAATATCACAGCGCAGTCTTTCTGCGGCGCACGACATGGCTTCGAAACGCTTTCGCAACTAGTCTGGGCAGATCCTTACGCCGGATCACTTCTTATATTGACGGCAGCTGTGATAGACGACGCACCAAGGTTTAAATTTAGAGGATTTTTGTTAGACACTGCTCGAAACTTTTTCCCTGTGAGTGAGCTGCTTCGCACAATAGATGCTATGGGCGCAAATAAGCTGAACACTTTCCATTGGCACGCCAGTGATTCGCAAGCGTTTCCACTCCAACTTCAAAGTGCGCCTCAGCTGGCGGCGCACGGCGCATACGGTGCAGGAGCGATATATACCACTGATGAGATACGAGCAGTAGTTCGGCGGGCGCGCCTACGTGGTATTAGAGTTTTATTAGAAGTAGACACCCCAGCGCATGTGGGACGAGCCTGGAGTTGGGGTACCAGCGCAGGGCTAGGCCAGCTCGCGTACTGTGTTGAAGCCGAACCGTGGAGCGTGTACTGCGGAGAACCGCCGTGCGGTCAGCTTAACCCTAAAAACCCACACGTTTATGCTTTACTAGAAAAGATCTATGCAGAAATTATCACATTGACGGGGGTGGATGATATCTTCCATCTTGGTGGAGATGAGGTATCA
Encoded here:
- the LOC134749415 gene encoding probable beta-hexosaminidase fdl; the encoded protein is MSWDTMSLLGVGRHFAGVGRLRRALLLLAAAACTAAALLYWRQQSDENTHRPLHAMYTAGEPQWSWICRNDRCERLLASETTTLQSLVTCNMLCASTQLWPQPTGPVSLATGAVPIRADSFSLHVVASPSPDVTDHLNDAFALTKEDMRNLERSVSSSRRDDVGTPRAVRIRVFVNGSGDPRLRLDTDESYKLSLGFDRQELVANITAQSFCGARHGFETLSQLVWADPYAGSLLILTAAVIDDAPRFKFRGFLLDTARNFFPVSELLRTIDAMGANKLNTFHWHASDSQAFPLQLQSAPQLAAHGAYGAGAIYTTDEIRAVVRRARLRGIRVLLEVDTPAHVGRAWSWGTSAGLGQLAYCVEAEPWSVYCGEPPCGQLNPKNPHVYALLEKIYAEIITLTGVDDIFHLGGDEVSERCWSQHFNDSDPMELWLEFTRRAYRALEKANGGKAPELTLLWSSRLTRSPYLERLDSKRIGVQVWGASRWPESRAVLDAGFRSVISHVDAWYLDCGFGSWRDSSDGHCGPYRSWQQVYEHRPWTEEGGGGGVSSAGEQVLPWRIEGGAACQWTEQLGPGGLDPRVWPRTSALAERLWSDRGAGAEADVYLRLDTQRSRMVARGVNAAPLWPRWCTQNPHACL